The Bos indicus x Bos taurus breed Angus x Brahman F1 hybrid chromosome 3, Bos_hybrid_MaternalHap_v2.0, whole genome shotgun sequence genome includes a window with the following:
- the LOC113884553 gene encoding antigen-presenting glycoprotein CD1d-like, which yields MSGTGLRAERGSQARKGADVRGGRVETDAPRKARKLIHQPENRLLPAFSCLIPGDGAQFRASRHHPFFPNLTVSFFFFPFLLPSVLSLPFPRLLRSVFSPAPQTPFSFQGLQISSFANRSWTRTDGLAWLGELQPYTWRNESDTIRFLKPWSRGTFSDQQWEQLQHTLLVYRSSFTRDIWEFVEKLHVEYPLEIQIATGCELLPRNISESFLRAAFQGRDVLSFQGMSWVSAPDAPPFIQEVIKVLNQNQGTKETVHWLLHDIWPELVRGVLQTGKSELEKQVKPEAWLSSGPSPGPGRLLLVCHVSGFYPKPVRVMWMRGEQEEPGTRQGDVMPNADSTWYLRVTLDVAAGEVAGLSCQVKHSSLGDQDIILYWNGNHVSRGLIVILVLLVFVLLFVGGLVFWFRKHRRYQDIP from the exons ATGAGTGGAACCGGGCTGAGGGCGGAGAGAGGGAGCCAAGCAAGGAAAGGGGCCGACGTTCGCGGCGGGCGGGTGGAGACTGATGCACCTCGAAAAGCCCGGAAGTTGATCCACCAGCCCGAGAACCGGCTACTCCCTGCCTTCAGCTGCTTGATCCCTGGAGACGGAGCTCAATTCAGAGCGAGCAGACATCACCCTTTCTTCCCAAACctaactgtttctttctttttttttcccttccttctcccttctgtGCTCTCCCTCCCGTTTCCCCGGCTCCTCCGATCTGTATTCTCTCCAGCCCCGCAAACGCCTTTCTCCTTCCAGGGCCTCCAGATCTCCTCGTTCGCCAACCGCAGCTGGACACGCACAGACGGCCTCGCGTGGCTGGGGGAGCTGCAGCCCTATACTTGGCGCAATGAATCGGACACCATCCGCTTCCTGAAGCCTTGGTCTCGGGGCACATTCAGCGACCAGCAGTGGGAGCAGCTGCAGCATACACTTCTGGTTTATCGCAGCAGCTTCACCAGGGACATCTGGGAATTCGTGGAAAAGCTGCACGTCGAAT ATCCACTTGAGATCCAGATAGCTACAGGATGTGAGCTGCTCCCGAGGAACATCTCAGAAAGCTTCTTACGTGCAGCATTTCAAGGAAGGGATGTCCTGAGTTTCCAAGGAATGTCTTGGGTGTCAGCCCCAGATGCCCCGCCTTTTATCCAGGAGGTCATCAAGGTGCTCAATCAGAACCAAGGGACCAAGGAAACAGTGCACTGGCTCCTCCATGACATCTGGCCCGAGTTGGTCAGAGGCGTCTTGCAGACCGGGAAGTCTGAGCTGGAGAAGCAAG TGAAGCCGGAGGCTTGGCTGTCCAGTGGCCCCAGTCCTGGGCCTGGCCGTCTGCTGCTGGTGTGCCACGTCTCAGGATTCTACCCAAAACCTGTGCGGGTGATGTGGATGAGGGGCgagcaggaggagcctggcactCGGCAAGGAGACGTCATGCCCAATGCCGACTCGACTTGGTATCTGCGAGTAACCCTGGATGTGGCGGCTGGGGAGGTGGCTGGCCTGAGTTGCCAAGTGAAGCACAGCAGTCTAGGAGACCAGGACATCATCCTGTACTGGA ATGGGAATCATGTCTCCAGGGGCTTGATTGTCATCCTGGTACTACTGGTGTTCGTCCTTCTGTTTGTTGGAGGCTTAGTCTTCTGGTTTAGGAAGCACCG CCGCTATCAAGATATCCCATGA